The following proteins are encoded in a genomic region of Lachnospiraceae bacterium KM106-2:
- a CDS encoding alcohol dehydrogenase: MKEALMLAPGEIVIQDEEIPEITKLEVLVRVIQFAICGTDKQIFTGEKRNVNYPHVPCHEAIGIVEKVGSCVEDVKLGDKVLLNPQVTCYHCKYCLAGYNNRCKNIKIHGICIPGFAREYVAIDHHQVIKIPAVLSNDHAVMIEPIAVANEMIKQAGILEEKDLLILGGGTIGNITAQLAKLFGARNVVISEPNKLRREIAEECGLVAINPKTKDFEKQMTEVFHNVEPEMIIDCAGYEGALMDAINYIMIGGKILVIGEHTIDEKVDVERIQKKFLSIIGCRTYQNQDLIQVIDLLLKGYLRIKPLITDHVPFSYIDRAFKDVIKAYSKQLKVIITM, encoded by the coding sequence ATGAAAGAGGCACTGATGTTAGCACCAGGGGAAATTGTAATTCAGGATGAGGAAATTCCCGAGATTACGAAGCTGGAAGTGCTGGTTAGAGTAATCCAATTTGCTATATGCGGAACAGATAAACAAATCTTTACTGGGGAGAAAAGAAATGTAAATTATCCGCATGTACCTTGTCACGAAGCAATCGGAATTGTGGAAAAGGTAGGTAGTTGCGTTGAAGATGTTAAATTAGGCGATAAAGTGTTGTTAAATCCTCAAGTCACTTGTTATCATTGCAAGTATTGTCTCGCAGGATATAACAACCGTTGTAAAAATATAAAGATACATGGGATATGTATTCCTGGATTTGCAAGGGAATATGTTGCAATCGATCATCATCAAGTGATCAAGATACCAGCAGTATTATCCAATGATCATGCTGTTATGATCGAGCCAATTGCAGTTGCGAATGAAATGATCAAGCAGGCGGGTATCTTAGAAGAAAAAGATCTTTTAATATTAGGTGGTGGTACGATAGGGAATATCACTGCACAGCTTGCAAAACTATTCGGAGCAAGAAATGTAGTCATTAGTGAGCCGAATAAACTAAGACGAGAGATTGCAGAGGAGTGCGGTCTTGTAGCTATTAATCCAAAGACGAAAGATTTTGAAAAACAGATGACAGAAGTATTCCACAATGTTGAGCCGGAGATGATCATTGATTGTGCCGGATATGAGGGGGCTCTGATGGATGCGATCAATTATATAATGATTGGTGGCAAGATATTAGTGATTGGAGAACATACGATAGATGAGAAAGTGGATGTCGAACGAATACAAAAGAAATTTCTATCTATTATTGGATGTAGAACTTATCAGAACCAGGATTTGATACAAGTAATAGATTTACTTTTAAAAGGGTATCTAAGAATAAAGCCTTTGATCACAGATCATGTTCCGTTCTCCTATATTGATCGTGCATTTAAGGACGTGATCAAAGCGTATTCAAAACAGTTAAAGGTTATTATCACAATGTAG